Proteins from one Mucilaginibacter jinjuensis genomic window:
- a CDS encoding response regulator transcription factor — MNQEIKIALVEDDENLRFLVAERLQTEGYRVLEASNGDDAEKMIMEENPDIVLLDWMLPGKQGSEVCENIRKNGFDKLVIMMTAKAQDVDKIEAYNFGVSDYITKPYNMDVLVAMIDNKIKFSLNNDKPETYRFANMEHHPNTHLLIKDGKKIELTILENRILLYFLKNRNKVINREELMMEVWGYNADVNTRTLDMHIVRLRKKIEDNPDSPQYLQTVRGVGYKFAHE; from the coding sequence ATGAATCAAGAGATAAAAATTGCGCTGGTTGAAGATGATGAGAACCTGCGCTTTCTGGTTGCAGAAAGATTACAGACCGAAGGTTACCGCGTTTTAGAAGCATCGAACGGTGATGATGCCGAAAAGATGATTATGGAAGAAAACCCTGACATTGTATTGTTAGACTGGATGCTGCCCGGGAAACAAGGATCGGAAGTTTGTGAAAATATCCGCAAAAACGGTTTTGATAAGCTGGTGATTATGATGACTGCCAAAGCGCAGGATGTGGATAAGATTGAAGCTTATAACTTCGGCGTATCAGACTATATTACCAAACCATACAATATGGATGTGCTGGTGGCGATGATTGATAACAAGATCAAATTCTCGTTAAACAATGACAAGCCTGAGACTTACCGTTTTGCCAATATGGAGCACCATCCAAACACCCACCTTTTAATTAAGGATGGCAAAAAAATTGAGTTGACCATTTTGGAGAACCGCATTTTATTATACTTCCTGAAAAACCGCAACAAGGTTATTAACCGCGAAGAATTGATGATGGAAGTTTGGGGTTACAACGCCGACGTTAATACCCGTACGCTGGATATGCACATTGTAAGGCTCCGTAAAAAAATTGAAGATAACCCGGATTCGCCACAATACCTGCAAACCGTTAGAGGGGTAGGCTATAAGTTTGCGCACGAGTAA
- a CDS encoding head GIN domain-containing protein, translating to MKALTKILFALILIAGVNSAFADTQDRHLTGFKGVDVQGSFDVYITQGANESVKVEAPGDIIERIKTEVNSGVLKIYNKGNSSDWNFNLFGSHKKVVIYVVAKDLNSIGVSGSGDVFFKGGITTPSLKLRVSGSGDVNGKVQVKELETSVSGSGDVRVTGSAASSDVHVSGSGDFRGGDLITVSTAVRVSGSGDASVNASTKIDASVSGSGDVRYSGNPKSVSKSKSGSGDISGH from the coding sequence ATGAAAGCACTGACCAAAATTTTATTTGCCCTGATACTAATAGCAGGCGTTAACAGCGCATTTGCCGATACACAAGACCGCCATTTAACAGGTTTTAAAGGCGTTGACGTACAAGGATCATTTGATGTGTATATTACCCAGGGCGCTAACGAATCTGTAAAGGTTGAAGCGCCCGGCGATATTATAGAACGCATTAAGACCGAAGTTAACAGCGGTGTACTGAAGATCTATAACAAAGGCAACTCTTCCGACTGGAATTTTAACCTGTTCGGCAGCCATAAAAAAGTAGTTATCTATGTTGTTGCCAAAGACCTGAACTCAATTGGCGTTTCAGGCTCTGGTGATGTGTTTTTTAAAGGCGGTATTACCACACCATCCTTAAAATTACGTGTAAGCGGTTCTGGCGATGTAAACGGTAAAGTGCAGGTAAAAGAATTAGAAACCAGCGTTTCAGGCTCAGGCGATGTTCGTGTTACCGGTAGCGCTGCAAGCTCAGATGTACACGTATCAGGTTCAGGCGATTTCAGAGGCGGCGACCTGATCACCGTTAGCACAGCAGTCCGCGTATCGGGCTCAGGTGATGCTTCGGTAAATGCAAGCACCAAGATTGATGCATCGGTATCTGGCTCGGGCGATGTTCGCTATAGCGGTAACCCTAAAAGCGTTTCAAAATCGAAATCAGGAAGCGGCGATATAAGTGGACACTAA
- a CDS encoding glycosyltransferase family 39 protein: MTLTYPSKAANQEKLIWFFLLGWTVLNALQAYTLGLHSDEAYYWIYSRLLDWGYYDHPPMVAIFIRIGYSLFQNEFGLRLITVISSTLAMRLLWLILRNYGVDARQFILVAGSMLIFHVYGFITTPDAPLFFFTVLFYYLYQQYLKTDKWQLALLLALTLACLLYSKYHAVLLIAFTLAANIKLLTRKSFWLIPVLATLLFIPHIYWQVIHDYPSVRYHLFERSSEVYDFAHTYQFIPGQLLMAGPLVGWNLFYYAFKVRVKDAFIRTLLVNAIGTFVFFLINTLKGNVQPHWTLIAFAPLSMLALIYFTQGFKPPAWFNKLAVVNIVLIVLLRLSLILQVPFITKMGAFKSFFGYPEWAQKIKQRAGDSYVIFTAGFQEPSKYNFYTKSLKGFAYDTRYYRRTQFDIWPLEDSLQHKRILLILNGIDKNIELTTLHTTHGRLYTGWIDDTRTYQKVDIQSNTYKASAAPGQETVFNLTITNPYPYAINFSNSGQSHELILGAAFIQGDTQVYAQRAPSTFYNIQLAPHQSTTYTFAVKAPMQKGHYDLIFSLRTRPFPGGRNSRIINFTVQ; the protein is encoded by the coding sequence ATGACTTTAACTTACCCCAGTAAAGCTGCTAATCAGGAAAAACTCATCTGGTTCTTTCTTTTAGGCTGGACTGTATTAAATGCGCTGCAAGCTTATACCCTCGGCCTTCACTCGGACGAGGCTTACTACTGGATCTACTCGCGCCTGTTAGATTGGGGTTATTACGACCACCCACCTATGGTGGCCATTTTTATCCGCATCGGTTATTCCCTGTTTCAAAACGAGTTTGGGTTACGTTTAATCACTGTAATCAGCAGTACGCTTGCCATGCGTTTGTTGTGGCTTATCCTCCGCAATTATGGTGTTGATGCCCGGCAGTTTATACTAGTGGCGGGCAGTATGCTCATATTTCATGTATATGGCTTTATTACCACGCCTGATGCTCCTTTATTCTTTTTCACCGTACTGTTTTATTACCTCTATCAGCAATATTTAAAAACAGATAAATGGCAACTGGCTTTATTGCTTGCCTTAACCTTAGCCTGCCTGCTTTACAGTAAATATCACGCTGTACTGCTAATCGCATTTACACTGGCGGCCAATATTAAACTGCTTACGCGTAAATCATTTTGGCTGATTCCGGTACTGGCAACCCTGCTGTTCATTCCGCATATTTACTGGCAAGTAATTCATGATTATCCTTCGGTAAGGTATCACTTGTTCGAGCGCTCTTCCGAAGTTTACGATTTTGCACATACCTATCAATTTATACCAGGGCAATTGCTGATGGCTGGTCCGTTGGTGGGTTGGAATTTGTTTTACTATGCATTTAAGGTTCGCGTTAAGGATGCCTTCATCCGCACGCTGTTGGTTAATGCGATTGGTACATTTGTATTTTTCCTCATCAACACCCTCAAAGGCAACGTACAACCACACTGGACTTTAATTGCTTTTGCACCCTTAAGCATGTTGGCTCTCATTTACTTTACACAAGGTTTTAAGCCTCCGGCTTGGTTTAACAAACTGGCCGTTGTAAATATTGTGCTGATTGTTCTGCTTCGCTTGTCCCTCATTTTGCAAGTACCTTTTATCACCAAAATGGGTGCATTTAAAAGCTTTTTCGGTTACCCGGAATGGGCACAAAAAATTAAACAGCGGGCAGGCGATAGCTATGTAATATTTACCGCAGGTTTTCAGGAACCATCCAAGTATAATTTTTACACCAAAAGCCTCAAGGGTTTTGCTTACGATACCCGTTATTACCGACGCACCCAGTTTGATATCTGGCCGCTGGAAGACAGCCTGCAGCATAAACGCATCCTGCTAATTCTGAATGGCATTGATAAAAACATCGAGCTAACCACGCTGCACACAACACACGGCCGACTTTATACAGGGTGGATAGATGATACCCGCACTTATCAAAAGGTAGATATACAAAGTAATACCTATAAAGCAAGCGCAGCCCCCGGTCAGGAAACGGTATTTAATTTAACCATTACCAATCCGTATCCTTATGCTATTAATTTCAGCAATAGCGGGCAATCGCACGAGCTTATTTTAGGCGCGGCCTTTATACAGGGCGATACCCAGGTTTATGCACAACGCGCACCATCAACATTTTACAATATACAATTAGCACCCCATCAAAGCACAACCTATACTTTTGCTGTAAAGGCACCTATGCAGAAAGGGCATTACGATCTGATATTTTCGCTCAGAACAAGGCCTTTCCCTGGTGGCCGCAACAGCAGAATTATTAATTTCACCGTTCAATAA
- a CDS encoding PfkB family carbohydrate kinase: MSLLVIGTVAFDAIETPFGKTDKIVGGAATYASLAASYFYDKVKIVAVVGDDFPENEIADFGRHHIDTEGLQVKAGEKSFFWSGKYHNDMNSRDTLITELNVLADFDPIIPANYQDCEYLMLGNLTPQVQQTVIKRLTNRPKLIVMDTMNFWMDIAMDDLLATIKMVDVLTINDAEARQLSGEYSLVKAANKILAMGPKYLIIKKGEHGALLFGEGKIFAAPALPLEEVFDPTGAGDTFAGGFIGYMAKAGEVNFENMKNAIIYGSALASFCVEKFGTEKIKNLTADEVSARVQQFVSLSKFEITA; encoded by the coding sequence ATGAGTCTGTTAGTTATTGGTACTGTGGCGTTTGACGCAATTGAAACTCCTTTTGGTAAAACTGATAAAATTGTTGGCGGCGCCGCCACTTATGCAAGCCTTGCTGCTTCTTATTTCTATGATAAGGTTAAAATTGTAGCCGTTGTTGGCGACGATTTCCCTGAGAATGAGATAGCTGACTTCGGAAGACACCATATCGATACCGAAGGTTTACAGGTTAAAGCCGGAGAAAAGTCTTTTTTCTGGAGTGGCAAGTATCATAACGATATGAACAGCCGCGATACATTAATTACTGAATTAAACGTTTTGGCTGATTTCGATCCGATTATCCCGGCAAATTACCAGGATTGCGAATACCTGATGTTAGGGAACTTAACACCACAGGTTCAGCAAACAGTGATCAAAAGATTAACCAATCGTCCTAAATTAATTGTAATGGACACCATGAATTTCTGGATGGACATTGCAATGGACGATTTACTGGCTACCATTAAGATGGTTGACGTGCTTACTATCAATGATGCAGAAGCCCGCCAATTATCAGGCGAATACTCTTTAGTAAAAGCTGCTAACAAAATTTTGGCGATGGGGCCTAAATACCTCATCATTAAAAAAGGCGAGCACGGTGCTTTATTATTCGGCGAAGGTAAAATATTTGCAGCCCCTGCCCTGCCGCTTGAGGAAGTTTTTGACCCAACCGGTGCTGGCGATACTTTTGCCGGTGGCTTTATTGGTTATATGGCCAAAGCTGGGGAAGTAAACTTCGAGAACATGAAAAATGCCATCATATACGGTTCGGCACTGGCTTCTTTCTGCGTTGAAAAATTCGGAACAGAGAAAATTAAGAACCTGACTGCTGACGAAGTTTCTGCCCGCGTGCAACAGTTTGTAAGCTTATCTAAATTTGAGATTACTGCATAA
- a CDS encoding GIY-YIG nuclease family protein, which yields MKFTVYILYSASIAKYYIGQTQDINERLILHNSGTFAGSSTKAGIPWVVFHVIVCPRH from the coding sequence ATGAAATTTACGGTTTACATCTTGTATTCAGCGTCAATTGCAAAGTATTATATCGGTCAGACTCAAGATATAAATGAGCGATTAATACTGCATAATTCAGGAACATTTGCAGGTTCGTCAACAAAAGCAGGTATACCATGGGTAGTTTTTCACGTAATAGTATGTCCCAGGCATTAA
- a CDS encoding Crp/Fnr family transcriptional regulator, whose translation MFDVFEKHLRSHVDISDEDLELIRAGSVKRAMRKWQPVLQDGEVWRINCFIASGCFRLYRFGEDGTDHTLRFGVDGWWISDQESYNNEKPSDYNIEALAASTVLIWTKEKWTELMEEIPALKKFNEILLAKSYEASQRRIFSLISYSAEEKYNEFQKTYPSVFNRVPLHMVASYLGISRETLSRIRKEYTKHH comes from the coding sequence ATGTTTGACGTTTTTGAAAAGCACCTCCGAAGTCACGTAGATATTTCAGATGAAGATCTGGAACTTATACGAGCGGGTAGTGTTAAGCGGGCTATGCGTAAGTGGCAGCCCGTTTTACAGGATGGTGAGGTATGGCGTATTAATTGTTTTATCGCCAGCGGATGTTTTCGCTTATACCGGTTCGGAGAGGATGGTACTGACCACACACTCCGGTTTGGTGTGGATGGCTGGTGGATTAGCGACCAGGAAAGCTACAACAATGAAAAGCCTTCGGATTATAATATTGAAGCGCTCGCAGCAAGTACAGTGTTGATCTGGACAAAAGAAAAATGGACTGAATTAATGGAGGAAATCCCTGCTTTAAAAAAGTTTAATGAGATTTTACTTGCTAAAAGCTACGAGGCAAGCCAGCGCAGGATCTTTTCATTAATCAGCTATTCGGCTGAAGAAAAATACAACGAATTTCAAAAAACATACCCAAGTGTTTTTAATCGCGTACCGTTGCACATGGTTGCTTCGTATTTAGGCATATCAAGAGAAACGTTAAGCAGGATACGAAAAGAATATACCAAACATCATTAA
- a CDS encoding amidase — MKNQNDPIYYQEASALAEMIRNKEITSVEVVQAHLDRVAAINPQINGVVTLMGEQALKDAAAADKAVAAGEKLGPLHGVPFSIKDSIDTAGVPTQYGSKIFEGNIPDQDATVVARMKQAGGIPLMKTNIPEFAVYWESENLITGRSLNPWNPDRTPGGSSGGESAVIAAGLSPIGLGSDISISVRGPAAFTGISSIKATHGRIPYTGHFPRVLSRWWHIGPMARTMKDVALAYSIINGADGKDGYAIYGNDIKPANFRIPGSPLRIGWASEPAFAPVDPEITAAVKSTAALLKDMGHQVEEVSLPFMDGQGMDWVKLYFAVIYGELVPYMEQFTKGRENDMHFVGKFTMGVKLMGEKEYARAENKLEELRSHFANYFTKYDILLLPVNPMTATPHMLDEVVVNGQKVSALHVNTATAPFNIAGLPAISVPVTASSENLPINVQLAARWFDEATLLELGEKIQLASPAYGTHPIA; from the coding sequence ATGAAAAATCAAAATGACCCAATCTATTACCAGGAAGCGTCAGCGCTTGCTGAGATGATCCGCAACAAAGAAATAACTTCTGTAGAAGTTGTTCAGGCACACCTTGATCGTGTAGCAGCTATTAACCCTCAAATAAACGGCGTTGTAACCCTGATGGGCGAGCAGGCCTTGAAAGATGCTGCGGCTGCCGATAAAGCAGTTGCAGCCGGCGAAAAACTTGGTCCGCTTCACGGCGTCCCATTTTCAATCAAGGATAGCATCGATACAGCCGGTGTACCAACGCAATATGGTTCAAAAATATTTGAAGGTAATATTCCTGACCAGGACGCAACGGTTGTGGCCCGTATGAAACAAGCAGGCGGTATACCTTTAATGAAGACAAATATCCCTGAATTTGCGGTGTATTGGGAATCGGAAAACCTAATTACCGGAAGAAGCTTAAACCCATGGAACCCCGACCGTACCCCGGGTGGTTCAAGCGGCGGCGAATCGGCTGTTATTGCAGCCGGTCTTTCCCCAATCGGTTTGGGAAGTGACATTTCTATCTCTGTTAGGGGCCCGGCAGCCTTTACCGGTATATCATCAATAAAAGCAACACATGGCCGCATACCGTATACCGGGCACTTTCCACGCGTATTAAGCAGGTGGTGGCATATTGGCCCTATGGCCCGTACCATGAAAGATGTAGCCCTGGCCTACTCCATTATTAACGGAGCAGATGGTAAAGATGGCTACGCTATTTATGGCAATGATATTAAACCGGCTAACTTCCGTATTCCGGGTTCACCATTGCGTATTGGATGGGCATCAGAACCAGCTTTCGCCCCGGTTGATCCTGAAATTACAGCGGCAGTTAAAAGTACTGCTGCCTTATTGAAAGATATGGGGCACCAGGTTGAAGAAGTAAGCCTTCCTTTTATGGATGGCCAGGGAATGGACTGGGTAAAACTATATTTTGCTGTAATTTACGGAGAACTGGTTCCTTATATGGAACAATTTACCAAAGGCCGCGAAAATGACATGCACTTTGTGGGCAAGTTTACCATGGGTGTTAAATTAATGGGCGAAAAAGAATACGCCAGGGCAGAAAATAAACTGGAAGAATTAAGGAGCCATTTTGCTAACTACTTTACCAAATATGACATTTTGTTACTGCCGGTTAACCCGATGACTGCAACACCGCACATGCTGGATGAAGTTGTGGTTAACGGCCAAAAGGTTTCTGCCTTACACGTAAATACAGCCACAGCACCATTTAACATTGCAGGTTTACCGGCTATTTCTGTTCCGGTTACTGCAAGTTCAGAAAACTTACCAATTAATGTTCAACTGGCAGCCAGATGGTTTGATGAAGCTACCCTGCTTGAACTGGGTGAAAAAATACAATTAGCAAGCCCGGCTTACGGTACTCATCCTATAGCATAA
- a CDS encoding FAD-dependent monooxygenase has protein sequence METTNHKRALISGASFAGLCMAYWMDKLSYQVTIIEIAPNLKKGGTPVNILENTIDIVKRMGLLEQIQANRLHMESMAFKNSDDETERIDNNQKNQAERGEIEYEVERDFLLQLLYEVVKDHTTFIFGDSITGLKETADYMKVCFKNGPTQTFDLVFGCDGIHSAVRKYWFGDESLFSHFLQTYFSISIVDKLLIPENTTQMYSEPGKTIMLNAYNNKTDICLAFFSGQEIPYDYRNEEQMRNIILNQFKGTGWRTDELLEEVQQTTGFYFDKLCQMKMPSWTKGRVALVGDAGYCASPAAGRGGSLAIDGAAALANAFEKCNGDYESAFNDYNESFRPFIEEVQKQVVDFGMDALIPKTEEAIRKRNKEGFGF, from the coding sequence ATGGAAACAACAAATCATAAAAGGGCACTTATATCTGGCGCCAGCTTCGCCGGGCTTTGTATGGCCTATTGGATGGATAAATTGAGTTATCAGGTCACGATCATTGAAATAGCTCCCAACCTCAAGAAAGGCGGTACACCTGTAAACATTTTAGAAAACACCATTGACATTGTGAAACGTATGGGCTTGTTGGAACAGATCCAGGCCAACAGGCTTCACATGGAATCGATGGCGTTTAAAAATTCGGATGATGAGACAGAAAGGATTGACAATAATCAGAAAAACCAGGCAGAACGCGGCGAGATTGAATACGAGGTCGAACGTGATTTCCTGTTGCAGTTGCTGTATGAAGTAGTTAAAGATCATACAACGTTTATTTTCGGAGACAGCATTACCGGCCTGAAAGAAACAGCTGACTATATGAAAGTCTGTTTTAAAAATGGGCCAACGCAGACCTTTGACCTGGTATTTGGCTGTGATGGCATTCATTCTGCTGTTCGAAAATACTGGTTTGGGGATGAATCTTTATTTTCACATTTTCTGCAAACCTACTTTTCTATCAGCATCGTAGATAAGTTGCTGATACCGGAAAACACTACCCAGATGTACAGCGAACCGGGTAAAACCATTATGCTAAATGCATACAATAACAAAACTGATATTTGCCTCGCCTTTTTCTCGGGGCAGGAGATTCCTTATGATTATCGCAACGAAGAGCAGATGCGTAACATCATTCTAAATCAATTCAAAGGAACCGGCTGGCGAACAGATGAACTACTGGAAGAAGTACAGCAAACCACAGGTTTTTACTTTGACAAGCTTTGCCAAATGAAAATGCCATCCTGGACCAAAGGCCGGGTAGCGCTGGTGGGCGATGCGGGTTATTGCGCCTCACCCGCGGCTGGTAGAGGCGGTTCATTGGCAATAGATGGGGCAGCAGCATTGGCAAATGCTTTTGAAAAATGTAATGGTGATTATGAATCAGCTTTCAATGATTATAATGAAAGCTTTCGCCCTTTTATAGAAGAAGTGCAGAAGCAGGTGGTAGATTTTGGGATGGATGCGCTCATTCCGAAAACTGAAGAAGCCATCCGTAAAAGAAATAAAGAGGGGTTTGGATTTTGA
- a CDS encoding helix-turn-helix domain-containing protein has product MPRKTQAIPVNHFGDESGAGISIERLSFEDLPDLGDWQQPERHERHSFFLLEKGSVTIEIDFERYHIKSPGAIYMHPDQVHRIIGFENVTVTAWAITNESLRSEYLQLLEDISPAAPVVLNPETFGLLYEATSLCIKITERKRDAVYQSLLKDHVNVLVGLIMATYIAQTKTTDKLTRSELVTKAFREKLARHFTRHKRPSDYAEKLHLSAAYLNECVKSVTGQPVSYHIQQRIILEAKRLLYHSNQSLKEIAAGLGYDDYPYFSRLFIKVAGIAPLTFRHKNRD; this is encoded by the coding sequence ATGCCCAGAAAAACCCAAGCCATACCTGTCAATCATTTCGGCGATGAATCCGGCGCTGGCATCAGCATTGAAAGGCTTTCTTTTGAAGACCTGCCTGATCTTGGGGATTGGCAACAACCTGAACGGCATGAACGGCACTCTTTCTTCTTACTGGAAAAAGGAAGCGTAACTATAGAAATTGATTTTGAAAGATACCACATTAAGTCGCCGGGTGCCATCTATATGCATCCCGACCAGGTACACCGTATCATTGGATTTGAAAATGTAACCGTAACCGCCTGGGCCATCACAAATGAATCACTAAGATCCGAATATCTGCAATTACTGGAAGATATCAGTCCCGCAGCCCCGGTTGTACTAAACCCAGAAACGTTCGGCTTATTGTATGAAGCTACTTCACTCTGTATAAAAATAACCGAAAGAAAAAGAGACGCAGTTTATCAATCACTACTCAAAGACCATGTTAACGTTCTGGTAGGCCTCATCATGGCAACATATATCGCACAAACCAAAACAACAGATAAATTAACCCGATCAGAACTCGTAACCAAAGCATTCAGGGAAAAGCTGGCACGTCATTTTACCCGGCACAAACGCCCCTCAGATTATGCGGAAAAACTACACCTTTCCGCTGCCTATCTGAATGAATGTGTAAAGTCCGTAACCGGCCAACCTGTTTCTTATCATATACAACAGCGCATAATTTTGGAAGCCAAACGTTTACTCTATCATTCTAACCAGTCGTTAAAAGAAATAGCTGCCGGGTTAGGCTATGATGATTATCCCTATTTCTCCAGGTTATTTATCAAAGTCGCAGGTATAGCCCCTTTAACCTTCCGTCATAAAAACCGCGATTAG
- a CDS encoding FAD/NAD(P)-binding protein — MRLLNHTLNNAVPAMIITYDLAFIGSGMACVTSLISTFRDLLQLDFRLQVPLQIAVVEKQDQLWTGLPYGEKSSVNSLTITPLTEFLTDTVELEEFIAWLLTHKDWVTEYKQLGGSIALDWCRRNEHLLNYQHLRTIPVPRYIYGRFKRDQLTHLLKQVEDKGLVTLTTIKAQAATLKQAGKGYHVLLETCDGNKEWLSAHKLIIATGSLPHRKLNLLQTVPADRLIETAYEPGVEQALAKVQLLLSQTTDVANRNILVIGSSAGTLELLYLLYYRNEINQLLNKVVVLSRSGTLPLPTVPDDVEATFPFLDQLVSADLPEPEAVAEAMLREFETQFTTEISVVKVAKLLGRTKQLLPHMSPREYTYFLMRHEHIFSKRIRRAGKDYLSGSYNLQAEGKLEVLPGKLESITTGDNNELTLNYLNKQSTSTVYPSKFQAVLSCSGFETFDECTNPLITDALSKGLCRINISGKGIWVNNQFEASPNLYVIGPLLAGNVNDILRYWHLESVARLSELAPLLSQSLLRGVFKEEQIIE; from the coding sequence TTGCGTTTACTCAACCATACCTTAAATAATGCAGTACCGGCCATGATAATTACTTACGATCTCGCTTTTATAGGTAGCGGTATGGCTTGTGTTACCTCGCTCATCAGTACGTTTAGAGATCTGCTACAGCTTGATTTTCGTTTACAGGTACCGCTTCAAATTGCCGTTGTTGAGAAACAAGACCAACTATGGACAGGCTTGCCTTACGGCGAAAAGTCGTCTGTAAATTCGCTAACCATTACACCGCTCACTGAGTTTCTGACGGATACTGTAGAGCTGGAAGAATTTATCGCCTGGTTGTTAACGCATAAAGACTGGGTTACAGAGTACAAACAGTTAGGCGGAAGCATTGCGCTGGACTGGTGCAGACGTAACGAGCACCTGCTGAATTACCAACACTTGCGCACCATCCCGGTACCACGCTACATTTACGGCCGCTTTAAACGGGATCAGCTTACCCATTTATTGAAACAGGTAGAAGATAAGGGGCTGGTAACCTTAACCACTATTAAAGCGCAGGCTGCAACTTTAAAACAAGCCGGTAAAGGCTACCATGTTTTATTGGAAACCTGCGATGGAAATAAGGAATGGTTATCTGCCCACAAGTTGATCATCGCTACCGGTAGCCTGCCACATCGCAAACTGAATCTACTGCAAACCGTACCGGCAGACAGGTTGATAGAAACCGCTTACGAACCCGGTGTTGAACAGGCTTTAGCTAAGGTGCAGCTGTTACTTTCCCAAACTACAGATGTTGCTAATCGTAATATATTGGTGATAGGCAGCAGCGCCGGCACACTGGAGTTATTGTATCTGCTGTACTACCGGAACGAGATAAACCAACTATTAAACAAAGTTGTTGTGCTATCGCGCAGCGGTACCTTACCACTGCCAACCGTACCTGATGATGTTGAAGCCACATTTCCGTTTTTAGATCAACTGGTTAGCGCCGACCTGCCAGAACCTGAAGCTGTAGCCGAAGCCATGTTACGCGAATTTGAAACACAGTTTACCACAGAAATATCTGTTGTTAAGGTTGCCAAATTACTGGGCCGTACCAAACAACTATTGCCGCACATGAGCCCGCGCGAATACACTTACTTTTTAATGCGGCATGAGCATATTTTCTCTAAAAGGATCCGCCGGGCAGGAAAAGATTATCTGAGCGGTTCGTACAATTTACAGGCTGAAGGGAAACTCGAAGTTTTGCCGGGTAAACTGGAAAGTATAACGACTGGAGATAACAACGAGTTGACTTTGAATTACCTGAACAAGCAATCAACATCAACAGTGTATCCTTCAAAATTCCAGGCCGTATTATCATGCAGCGGGTTTGAAACTTTTGATGAATGTACCAATCCGCTCATTACCGATGCCCTGTCAAAAGGCTTATGCAGGATTAATATTTCGGGCAAAGGGATTTGGGTAAACAACCAGTTCGAAGCCTCGCCCAACCTCTATGTAATTGGCCCCTTACTGGCCGGCAACGTTAATGACATCCTGCGTTACTGGCACCTCGAAAGCGTGGCGCGCCTATCAGAACTGGCGCCGTTATTAAGCCAGTCGCTGCTTAGAGGGGTATTTAAGGAAGAGCAGATTATTGAGTAG
- a CDS encoding Crp/Fnr family transcriptional regulator, which translates to MNDKNDIVFEHLRNFAPLTDKDINDSQPFWKARKMSKGDFFNMQKMVCNDLGLVVKGIFRIYYQDPDTEEYKNIYFFSENQFVVSFRSFISRNPCWYFIEAMEDSEIFFISYQDLNGLYETHPNWGKFGRLLAELFFSVAQTRTEEFIFFSHEERYVRLLEEHPDIIERIPAYHISSYLGITNPSLSRIRKRIERKKAE; encoded by the coding sequence ATGAATGATAAAAATGATATTGTTTTTGAGCATCTGAGGAATTTTGCCCCATTAACCGATAAGGATATTAACGACAGCCAGCCATTTTGGAAGGCACGGAAAATGAGTAAGGGCGATTTCTTCAATATGCAAAAGATGGTTTGCAATGACCTCGGCCTGGTAGTAAAAGGCATATTCCGGATTTATTACCAGGACCCCGATACCGAAGAATATAAGAACATCTACTTTTTCTCAGAGAATCAGTTTGTGGTTTCGTTCAGAAGCTTCATATCACGCAACCCATGCTGGTATTTTATTGAAGCGATGGAAGATTCAGAAATTTTCTTCATCTCGTATCAGGACCTTAATGGCCTTTACGAAACCCACCCCAACTGGGGGAAATTTGGCAGACTGCTGGCCGAACTATTTTTCTCTGTCGCACAAACCCGCACCGAAGAGTTCATCTTTTTCTCGCATGAGGAACGATATGTTAGGTTACTGGAAGAACATCCTGATATTATTGAGCGAATTCCTGCTTATCATATTTCATCATACCTGGGCATCACCAACCCTTCATTAAGCCGGATTAGAAAACGGATTGAAAGGAAGAAAGCGGAGTAA